The following are encoded in a window of Deltaproteobacteria bacterium genomic DNA:
- a CDS encoding BtrH N-terminal domain-containing protein: MKQPFDHRHAAHCESGTMSALLRNRGLDLSEPMVFGIGGGLFFLYMPFIKMGGITLTAYRAAPRAIIKNICKRLGITLHTMRFRKPEDSMAELDRLLEKGISVGLQASVFYLPYFPRDMRFQFNAHNLVVFGKEGDNYLISDPVFEHPVSCPADDLRRARFAKGIFAPKGLLYYPEKIPASPDLKEPIKKAIRQTCGRMLNTPLPFIGVRGIRYLARAIERWPVKLGPEKAPIYLGSVVRMQEEIGTGGAGFRFMYTAFLQEASDLLGLSQLKDAAKMMSENGDLWREFAVKGARLCKGHETGKENYSELAVIVMECADREEEIFRLLKQAV; this comes from the coding sequence ATGAAACAACCTTTTGACCACCGCCATGCAGCGCATTGCGAAAGCGGCACAATGAGCGCACTCTTACGAAACCGCGGACTGGATTTAAGCGAGCCCATGGTCTTTGGCATCGGAGGCGGTTTGTTTTTTCTATATATGCCGTTTATCAAAATGGGCGGAATAACCCTCACGGCATATCGCGCTGCGCCAAGGGCCATTATTAAAAATATATGCAAACGTTTAGGCATTACCCTTCACACTATGCGTTTTAGGAAACCTGAAGACAGCATGGCCGAACTTGACCGCCTGCTGGAAAAAGGCATATCAGTCGGCTTGCAGGCCTCTGTGTTCTATCTTCCATATTTTCCGCGGGACATGCGTTTTCAGTTTAATGCCCACAATCTGGTTGTCTTTGGAAAAGAGGGAGACAATTATCTTATCAGCGACCCGGTCTTTGAACATCCTGTCTCCTGTCCGGCTGATGATTTGCGCAGGGCGCGTTTTGCAAAAGGGATATTTGCGCCAAAAGGGCTTTTGTATTATCCGGAAAAGATACCTGCTTCGCCTGATTTGAAAGAGCCGATAAAAAAGGCTATCCGCCAAACCTGCGGCAGGATGCTGAATACCCCTTTGCCGTTTATCGGGGTGCGGGGCATCCGTTATCTGGCAAGGGCGATAGAGCGCTGGCCTGTTAAGCTTGGGCCTGAAAAAGCGCCTATATATCTGGGAAGCGTTGTCCGGATGCAGGAAGAGATAGGCACAGGCGGGGCAGGATTCAGGTTCATGTATACCGCATTTTTACAAGAGGCATCGGATCTGCTCGGCCTGTCTCAGCTTAAAGATGCGGCAAAGATGATGTCGGAAAACGGCGACCTCTGGCGCGAGTTTGCAGTCAAGGGCGCCCGGTTGTGCAAAGGCCATGAGACAGGCAAGGAGAATTATAGTGAATTAGCAGTGATTGTCATGGAATGCGCTGACCGTGAAGAAGAGATATTCCGTCTGTTAAAGCAGGCAGTTTAG
- a CDS encoding beta-ketoacyl synthase N-terminal-like domain-containing protein encodes MSNKGVNIIGIGAVSSCGAGVKTLVEHIREGLDSTSLVSISPSIPERFKISFIPGREEAVKRAKTAEEFIDAVILKAVNEAMMQAGLDTESLKDCAFIIGSSGFILEAEIEYRIKKQKGENMPAPLARRGAGHIASRLARRLGINGPVITITTACTSSANAMLAAGGMIERGDIKKAIVVGAEFISVVTLNGFNSLMLLDPCGCKPFDADRRGIQMGEACAAIIMEKKEKTSKDRYSLCGWANLCDTHNVVSSRLNGASAHDVMLKAIKHVGIEPRDVTAIKTHGTASPDNDLAETRGMRTLFDSAIPPFTALKGYVGNTLGACGAIETAAFIGCLDAGFIPRTFGFSEIDPAIGIAPLEAHLDANKGYYLLNFFGFGGNNTSLVLRYG; translated from the coding sequence ATGTCAAACAAAGGTGTAAATATCATCGGCATCGGCGCTGTATCATCCTGCGGCGCGGGTGTAAAGACGCTTGTTGAGCATATAAGGGAAGGGTTGGACAGCACAAGCCTTGTCTCAATATCTCCGTCTATCCCTGAAAGATTCAAGATTTCTTTTATACCCGGGAGGGAGGAGGCTGTGAAAAGAGCCAAAACAGCGGAGGAGTTTATTGATGCCGTAATACTTAAGGCAGTTAATGAGGCGATGATGCAGGCAGGACTGGATACGGAATCCCTGAAAGACTGCGCGTTTATCATTGGCTCATCAGGGTTTATACTTGAGGCAGAGATTGAATACAGGATTAAAAAACAGAAGGGCGAAAACATGCCAGCGCCGCTTGCAAGGCGGGGCGCAGGGCATATTGCATCGCGCCTTGCAAGGCGTCTGGGCATAAATGGGCCTGTAATAACTATCACAACTGCATGTACATCCAGCGCAAATGCAATGCTTGCCGCAGGGGGCATGATTGAGCGCGGGGATATAAAAAAGGCAATCGTAGTAGGGGCTGAGTTTATAAGCGTGGTTACCTTAAACGGTTTTAACTCTCTGATGCTTCTGGACCCCTGCGGCTGTAAGCCTTTTGACGCAGACCGCCGCGGCATCCAGATGGGCGAGGCATGCGCCGCGATAATAATGGAAAAAAAAGAGAAGACTTCTAAAGACAGATATTCCCTTTGCGGCTGGGCAAACCTGTGCGATACGCATAATGTGGTAAGCAGCAGACTAAACGGCGCCTCTGCGCATGATGTAATGCTGAAGGCCATAAAACACGTCGGCATAGAGCCCAGAGATGTGACTGCCATAAAGACGCACGGTACAGCCAGCCCTGACAATGATCTTGCGGAAACAAGAGGCATGAGAACATTGTTTGACAGCGCGATTCCGCCGTTTACTGCCTTAAAAGGCTATGTGGGCAATACGCTTGGGGCATGCGGCGCAATAGAAACAGCGGCCTTTATAGGATGCCTTGATGCAGGCTTCATACCAAGGACGTTCGGCTTTAGCGAGATTGACCCTGCAATTGGAATAGCGCCGCTTGAAGCGCATCTTGATGCTAATAAGGGCTATTATCTGTTAAATTTCTTTGGGTTCGGTGGAAATAATACATCGCTGGTTTTAAGATATGGATAA
- a CDS encoding phosphopantetheine-binding protein, with amino-acid sequence MVGSQDTQLKMELKKLIVETCRKKVAPETIPDDAAILGSDSALGLDSLDVLELSVALKTRFGVRIVDSKDALIVMKSINALADAVQPG; translated from the coding sequence GTGGTGGGTTCTCAGGACACACAACTCAAAATGGAGCTTAAAAAGCTTATTGTGGAGACGTGCCGCAAAAAGGTCGCGCCTGAAACAATACCGGACGATGCGGCTATCCTCGGCTCGGATTCAGCGCTGGGGTTGGATTCTCTTGATGTGCTGGAGCTTTCAGTTGCCCTTAAGACGCGGTTCGGGGTGCGCATCGTTGACAGCAAGGATGCGCTCATAGTCATGAAATCCATCAATGCGTTAGCAGACGCTGTCCAGCCAGGATAA
- a CDS encoding ABC transporter permease — MHKLLASISKEAKIIIRDREALLLLFVMPLAFVLIMSLAMRDAFKEKGGVIFPIVILDMDGGQVGREIINAFSNTKYFRVDTSPNNEERVREDIARGNHKFAVIIPAETTQKAVRRAKAQMGTTNYKQAGALSIRLMADPTIQAVHRSIVISSLNRILQGIETKMLIEQFAAIAEEAAGININIQQGEAAKIIRIFSEVTDEYTGSAGGNAMPTSVQQSVPAWSLFAMFFLVIPLSVAFIKEKQQGSLLRLKSMPVPAWVVLAGKMIPYFVINQLQFVFMMLVGMYLLPFLGGDALEIGNGPGGIALLTISASFAAIGYGLLIATFCKTSEQATTMGGTSVIIFGAIGGIMVPKFVMPSFMQKLTVISPMSWGLEGFVDIFVRGGNINNVLPEASMLFLFATVCFSIAALRFRFMFR, encoded by the coding sequence ATGCATAAATTATTAGCTTCCATAAGCAAAGAGGCAAAGATAATTATCCGGGACAGGGAGGCGCTTCTCCTCCTTTTTGTTATGCCGCTGGCATTTGTCCTTATTATGTCGCTGGCCATGAGGGATGCGTTTAAGGAAAAAGGCGGTGTGATATTTCCTATTGTAATCCTTGATATGGACGGCGGACAAGTAGGCCGCGAAATCATAAACGCCTTTTCCAACACAAAGTATTTCAGGGTTGATACCTCACCGAACAATGAAGAGAGAGTCAGAGAAGATATTGCAAGGGGCAATCATAAATTTGCCGTTATTATACCTGCTGAGACGACCCAAAAGGCAGTTCGGAGGGCTAAAGCGCAGATGGGAACGACTAACTATAAACAGGCCGGGGCCTTATCCATTCGTTTAATGGCTGACCCGACCATACAGGCCGTTCACCGCAGTATTGTGATATCTTCTTTGAATCGCATTTTACAGGGTATTGAGACAAAAATGCTCATAGAGCAATTTGCAGCCATTGCTGAGGAGGCCGCTGGAATCAATATCAACATACAGCAGGGCGAAGCCGCTAAGATAATAAGAATCTTTAGCGAGGTGACAGACGAATATACCGGCAGCGCCGGCGGCAATGCCATGCCAACATCAGTGCAGCAGAGTGTGCCTGCGTGGTCGCTGTTTGCCATGTTCTTTCTGGTAATCCCGCTGTCTGTAGCATTTATTAAAGAAAAACAACAGGGTAGTCTCTTAAGGCTGAAATCAATGCCTGTCCCCGCATGGGTGGTACTGGCAGGGAAGATGATACCTTATTTCGTTATCAACCAGCTTCAGTTTGTCTTCATGATGCTGGTGGGTATGTATCTCCTTCCGTTTTTGGGCGGAGATGCGCTTGAAATAGGCAATGGGCCAGGCGGGATAGCGCTCCTTACAATATCAGCCAGTTTTGCGGCTATAGGCTATGGTTTACTAATAGCCACATTCTGCAAGACATCGGAACAGGCCACAACCATGGGCGGCACATCCGTTATTATATTCGGCGCCATAGGCGGGATCATGGTGCCTAAATTCGTAATGCCTTCTTTTATGCAGAAGCTTACTGTTATTTCCCCGATGTCATGGGGTTTGGAGGGTTTCGTTGATATCTTTGTAAGAGGCGGAAATATAAATAATGTGTTGCCTGAGGCGTCCATGCTGTTTTTATTTGCAACAGTATGTTTCAGCATAGCGGCGCTGCGGTTTAGATTTATGTTTAGGTAG
- a CDS encoding ABC transporter ATP-binding protein gives MNSEIIIEVEGLYKTYPGAAQPAVNGISLAIRKGSFFGLLGPNGAGKTTFLSMLTGLLKPDSGRMRIAGLDIIDNLNEIKHRLSFVPQDTALYPVLTAGENLAFFGSMQGLSGSYLRLRVEECLTISDLNNFADSRVETFSGGMKRRLSLVIGLIHKPDILFLDEPTAGIDPQSRHFIYNTLRKMNAEGMTIVYTSHYMEEAEVLCDYIAIIDHGRVIAQGETGHLLSQHGAANLEQLFLALTGTRIRE, from the coding sequence ATGAACAGCGAAATAATAATTGAAGTTGAAGGGCTTTATAAAACCTATCCGGGCGCGGCTCAGCCTGCTGTAAACGGCATTAGTCTGGCTATTCGCAAAGGCAGTTTCTTTGGTTTGCTCGGGCCTAATGGAGCTGGCAAGACAACCTTTTTGTCCATGCTTACAGGCCTGCTTAAGCCGGATTCAGGCAGGATGCGGATTGCAGGGCTGGATATCATAGATAATCTCAATGAAATTAAACATCGTCTAAGTTTTGTGCCGCAGGATACAGCGCTGTACCCAGTATTAACTGCCGGAGAAAATCTGGCCTTCTTCGGCAGCATGCAGGGATTAAGCGGTTCTTATCTGCGCCTGCGCGTAGAGGAGTGTCTAACCATTTCTGATTTAAACAATTTTGCCGATTCAAGGGTTGAGACATTTTCCGGCGGGATGAAACGGAGGCTCTCTCTTGTTATCGGTCTTATCCACAAGCCGGACATCCTGTTTCTTGATGAGCCTACTGCCGGCATAGACCCGCAATCCAGGCATTTTATTTATAACACCCTGCGCAAAATGAATGCGGAAGGCATGACCATTGTTTACACAAGCCATTATATGGAAGAGGCGGAAGTGCTTTGCGATTATATAGCAATCATAGACCATGGTCGTGTAATTGCGCAAGGTGAGACAGGGCATCTCCTGTCGCAGCATGGGGCCGCCAATCTTGAACAATTATTTCTGGCGCTCACAGGGACAAGGATCAGGGAATGA